The window GTAAAGACATGAAACAGTTCACCATTATAAGTGGAAAGGGTGGTACCGGAAAAACCACAATCACTGCAGCTTTTGCCTCCCTGGCTGAAAATGCCGTACTGGCTGACTGTGACGTGGACGCTCCGGATCTGCATCTCATCCTCAAACCTGAGATTAAAGAGACAGTTGAATTTTCAGGATTAAAAATCGCTTCAAAAGATGAGGAAAAATGTACAGAATGCGGAAAATGCAGGGAATATTGCAGGTTTGATGCTATTGATGAAGATCTAAAATTAATTGACGAGAGATGCGAGGGATGCGGTGTCTGTGAATATGTGTGTCCTGCCGATGCAATACACCTGGTTGACAGAAAATCCGGTTTTGCTTATCTTTCTGAAACCCGGTTCGGACCTATGTCGCATGCAGAGCTTAATACTGCTGAGGAAGCCACTGGAAAATTGATTTCCCTTGTCAGGAATAATGCCCGGATACTGGCTGACAAATATAACAAGGATCTAATTATCATAGACGGCCCTCCCGGCATCGGCTGCCCTGTTATTGCTGCTATTTCAGGTGTTGACCTTGTATTGATCGTAACAGAGCCTACATTATCAGGTATTCATGACATGGAAAGAATACTGGGAGTGGCCGGGCATTTCAATATACCGGCAGTGGTTTGCATAAATAAATTCGATATTAATCCCGGTAATACAAAGGTCATCGAAAAATACTGCGCCGAAAATGGACTTGATGTTGTGGGCCAGATACCATATGATGAAACACCGACTATGGCCATGATCAATGAGATGACTGTAATTGAGTTCTCTGAGAGTGAGTTTTCTAATAATATTAAAAAAATCTGGGAAAATATCAAGGGAAAACTGAAATGAACGCAAGGTGAAACTGAAGTGACAGATCCAAACAATAAATCTGATTTTGATAAGATGATCGAAAAAATTCAAAATGAGGTATATGAGCAGGAGCGGATGGTTTTCTCAGAAAGGGTTATTAAGGAATATAATAATCCGAAAAATATCGGCAAAATTGTACAACCAGATGCTTTTGCAAGATTAACTGGCTGGTGTGGGGATACCATGGAGATATATCTGAACATTGACCATGATATAATTGAAGATATATCATTTATGACAGATGGATGTGGAGCAACGATCGCTTGCGTGAGCATGCTTACATCTATGGTCAAAGGAAGATCTGTTGAAGAGGCAGAGGCAATCACAGATGATGACCTGGTTACTGCTCTCCAAGGTCTACCTGAAGAAAACCTGCATTGTGCACATCTTGCTATTATTACACTGGAAAAAGCGCTGCAAATGTTATGAATAATTTAGCCACAGAGGGCACAGAGGACGACACAGGGGCGAAATACTCTGTGCTCTCTGTGTGCTCTGTGGCAGAATAGAAATAAAAAGTCACTTGGATTCGGCCCAAGTTAAGCTTGGATTAGGTTCAAGTTAAGCTTGGATTGGGTTCAAGTTAAAATGTATATACCAATATAAACGGAGATTGTCAGATGCAATGTGCGTTATGTGAACAGAAAAAATGTAGCGGGGGAAAGGATTGTTCGACAATTAAGGCAGATGTTGAATATACTGGCAGGGACCTCGAATCAATGAAGATCTCGGCACAGATAGAATCCAGGTACTATATGGAAAAAACGAGGCTGGAAGAACTCATTCTGTATGCCGGGGGAATGGGGTATGAAAAACTGGGCATTGCATTTTGCATAGGTCTGGAAAAAGAGGCAAAGGTCATACATGAGATCTTAGCACAGGATTTCAATGTATTCTCTGTCTGCTGTAAGGTATGTGGAATTGATAAGGACAGTTATGGTCTGGAGAAACTGCATAATGGTGGTTTTGAAGCTGTGTGCAATCCTGTGGGTCAGGCACTGGTATTAAATAACGAGAAGACTGACCTGAATATCATTCTTGGATTGTGCATTGGCCATGATATTCTCTTTACCAGTCACTCGCAGGCACCTGTAACCACACTGGCAGTAAAGGATAGGGTACTGGCACATAATCCCCCCGGTGCGATATATTCCAATTATTATCTTAAACACAGGTTCAATGCCAAAGATTAGGATTTGGAACATCCCGGTTAGCCACATGATCCAAATACCATTATAAATTACAACGTGATCTTCTCAACTCTATAGCGGACCACTGCACAGACATGGGTAGAATAGATATTTCATAATAATTGCTATTTGTGTCACCACCAGATGGATTTGTTACACATATTTCCTCTAATCCAAATTACATCTCCCGGATATTCTTTCTACCACGTACTGCATCGATCAAAGTTTTCGTATACTCATGCTGAGGATTCTCAATTATATGATGTGACGGCGCATTTTCCACAATCCTGCCATCATATAATACCACAATCCGATCACTCACCTTGCGTGCAACTCCTATATCATGAGTTATAAATAACATGGAAATGCCGTGCTCATTCTGCAGATCCAGCAATAATTTCAATATTTTTGCCTGAACACTTGGATCAAGGAAAGAAGTGGATTCATCTGCAATGAGCAGATCAGGTTCCAGGATCAATGACCTTGCTATAGCTACACGCTGCAGTTCCCCTCCACTCAATTCATGTGGATATTTTTGTAAAAAATAATCTTCAAACGGTAATTGCACTTCTTTTAACACATTTTTAATCTTATCTGCAGATCCACCATTAAATAATCCATGTATTTTTAAAGGTTCTGCGATCGCTTCAAATACCGTGAATCTATGGCTGATTGAATCCCTCGGAGATTGGTAAATTATTCCAACTTTCTTTGAAAATTCTTTTCTATCTATTTCTTCAATCTTCTTTTCTCTAAATAAGATCTCTCCGCTATCCTGTTTGATCGTACCTGCGATAACATATGCAAGTGTGGTTTTTCCTGAACCAGTTTCTCCCACGATTGCAATTATCTCTCCCTCATCAAGTGTAAGGGAAATATCTTTAAGAACTGTAATATCTTTATATGATTTGTCTATGTTGTCCACAGATATCATAGTTGCTATACCTCCGCGGTGGCATACAATATTATACTCACTATTGCCATTGAGACCTCTTGGCTTTGCTATTGGCCGCTTTTTCGAACATACTTCAATAGATTGTGTACATCTTGGCGCAAAGATACAGCCCTGCCGTTCATTTTTCAGTAATTGAGATGGTGGTGTTCCCCTTACACCTGCAAGCTCTTTCGTACGCTCCATCAATGGAAATGATCGTACAAGCGCGCGGGTATACGGGTGCTGCGGGGAATCCAGCAGTTCCCCGGATGGAAGAGACTCAATAATATTGCCTGAATAGAGTACTTCGATACGATCTGAGCACAGAGTTGCAAAAGAAAGATCATGAGTGATCAACAGCACTGCTTTTTGCGCCTTAACCTGTTGTTTTATTACTTCGATAAGGTATAATTTTGTTAATGCATCCACTGATGCAACCGGTTCGTCCATTACAAGGATGTCCGGATCAGTGATCAGTGCCATTGCTATTAGAACCCGCTGCCTCTCACCAGCACTGATCTGATGAGGAAATAGAGTATGCCGACCGGGTTTTATTTTCAAATACTTCAACATTTCCAAAGACTTATCCAGTGCAACTGCATGAGATATCCCGTTCTTTATCAGAGGTTCAGCAATCTGATCGATAATCTTGTGGACCGGATTTAATACATCACCATAGTTCTGGAATACTAATGAGATCTTGTTCCACCTTATATTTTCCATCTCCTTATCGCCCAGACTTAAGATGTCAATATCATCTAACAGTATATTTCCGGTCATGGTGGTATTAGATGAAAGTAATTTCATAGATGCAAGTGCAAGTGTGGATTTGCCTGATCCGGATTCTCCAATTATGGAAACACATTCCCCTTTATTTACATTCAGGCATATATTGTCCAGTGCAGTAATACTGTCATTAGATGTACCTGATATTCGGTATTGTACATTCAGGTTCTTAATTTTTAGCAATATTATCCCTCCTGAGCCTTGGATCTAATATTTCCTCTATTGCATACGATATCAGTGCAAGTGAAATGATCAGTATTGAGAGTGAGAGAACAGCAGGAAGCAGCCAGTTATACCAGACATCCAGATAAAGATAACGCATTGCATAGCTCATCATGATCCCAAGACTTTTCGAAGTAGGATCGAATATTCCAAGAAATGAAAGCCCGGCTTCCATGAATACAGCCATCCGTACCTTTGTAACAAAACCCATTGCATACAGTGGAAAAAGTTCTGGTATGATATGTCTGTACATGATATAAAAAGTAGATCCACCCATATTCCTGGCAGTTTTTATATGGAGTTTTGATTTGAGTGAGAGGGTCTGAGCCCGGGCTCCTCTTGCTGTGGTCTGCCAGATAATAAGCGAGAGTGCGATAATTAATATAGTAGTGGATGGCTTGAAATATGCTGCCATTAGTATTAACACCATGATCGTAGGGATTGCAAACAGTGCATCTGCAATTCTCATAACTATGACATCATACAGTCCACTGATCATGGCAGCAGAAATCCCAATTATAAGTCCGATAGTACTTGCAATAGCTCCAACTGACAAACCAAAGAAAATTGATGTTCGCAGTGACCACAACAGTTCACTGAATATATCATAACCAATATCATTAGTTCCGAGCAGATGATCTATTGATGGGGGTTGTAAACATTCAAAAGAATAATCCCATGGGTCATAAGGTGCAATAAACGGGGCAAAGATCGCTAATATTGAAATGAATAAATAGATGATAAGCCCGGTCATGCCGATCTTATTCTGTTTGAATTGCTCTGAAAACCTATTATGCATATTCAACCCTCGGATCGATCTTCTTGTATGATATATCTATGAGAATATTAATTACAAGCACCAGAAGTACTGATATTGTAAAAATCCCTTGCATCAGCGGTAGATCACGATTTGATATCGCTTCATATGTAAGAAGCCCGAGTCCGGGATATGCAAATATCGTTTCGATAAAAAGGACACCGGTAATAATGCATACTACTCTAATGCCAATACGCGTGAAAAAGGGTAAAATAGCATTTCTTGCAGCATGTAAATATTTTATTCTGCGCTCTTTAATACCTTTTGCATAAGCAGTAAGCACAAAAGGTTCCCTAATTATAAGCAACATACTGTTTCTGATCATAAGATAATCACCAGGTATCTGGGATAACGTAAGTGCTGCAAGGGGCAGTGTCAGGTGCCAGAGTATATCTATTATATAAGTGATCCCTACTGCATTTGAGTATGGTGTCACTGCACCTGATGTAGGAAACCATCCACAATATAAACTGAATATTGTAAGAGACATGATGCCAAGTGCAAGAGCTGGGATGCCATCTATCAATAGCATGAACATAAGCAGTGATCTATCAAACCTGCCGCCGCGCCTCCAGGAACTCTCTACACCGAGTATGATCCCGGCAATAGATGATAGAGTGAGAGAACCCACGACAAGTAGCAGTGTCCATGGAAGGGCATCTAAAATAAGATCAGTTATGGATGCATGATATATGTATGAATATCCAAGATCACCATGTGCAAGCTGTGTAATATATATTAAGAACTGCTCAATGAGAGGTTTATCAAGTCCATGAAGT of the ANME-2 cluster archaeon genome contains:
- a CDS encoding ABC transporter permease, coding for MHNRFSEQFKQNKIGMTGLIIYLFISILAIFAPFIAPYDPWDYSFECLQPPSIDHLLGTNDIGYDIFSELLWSLRTSIFFGLSVGAIASTIGLIIGISAAMISGLYDVIVMRIADALFAIPTIMVLILMAAYFKPSTTILIIALSLIIWQTTARGARAQTLSLKSKLHIKTARNMGGSTFYIMYRHIIPELFPLYAMGFVTKVRMAVFMEAGLSFLGIFDPTSKSLGIMMSYAMRYLYLDVWYNWLLPAVLSLSILIISLALISYAIEEILDPRLRRDNIAKN
- a CDS encoding 4Fe-4S binding protein encodes the protein MKQFTIISGKGGTGKTTITAAFASLAENAVLADCDVDAPDLHLILKPEIKETVEFSGLKIASKDEEKCTECGKCREYCRFDAIDEDLKLIDERCEGCGVCEYVCPADAIHLVDRKSGFAYLSETRFGPMSHAELNTAEEATGKLISLVRNNARILADKYNKDLIIIDGPPGIGCPVIAAISGVDLVLIVTEPTLSGIHDMERILGVAGHFNIPAVVCINKFDINPGNTKVIEKYCAENGLDVVGQIPYDETPTMAMINEMTVIEFSESEFSNNIKKIWENIKGKLK
- a CDS encoding ABC transporter ATP-binding protein, yielding MLKIKNLNVQYRISGTSNDSITALDNICLNVNKGECVSIIGESGSGKSTLALASMKLLSSNTTMTGNILLDDIDILSLGDKEMENIRWNKISLVFQNYGDVLNPVHKIIDQIAEPLIKNGISHAVALDKSLEMLKYLKIKPGRHTLFPHQISAGERQRVLIAMALITDPDILVMDEPVASVDALTKLYLIEVIKQQVKAQKAVLLITHDLSFATLCSDRIEVLYSGNIIESLPSGELLDSPQHPYTRALVRSFPLMERTKELAGVRGTPPSQLLKNERQGCIFAPRCTQSIEVCSKKRPIAKPRGLNGNSEYNIVCHRGGIATMISVDNIDKSYKDITVLKDISLTLDEGEIIAIVGETGSGKTTLAYVIAGTIKQDSGEILFREKKIEEIDRKEFSKKVGIIYQSPRDSISHRFTVFEAIAEPLKIHGLFNGGSADKIKNVLKEVQLPFEDYFLQKYPHELSGGELQRVAIARSLILEPDLLIADESTSFLDPSVQAKILKLLLDLQNEHGISMLFITHDIGVARKVSDRIVVLYDGRIVENAPSHHIIENPQHEYTKTLIDAVRGRKNIREM
- a CDS encoding DUF1847 domain-containing protein, which codes for MQCALCEQKKCSGGKDCSTIKADVEYTGRDLESMKISAQIESRYYMEKTRLEELILYAGGMGYEKLGIAFCIGLEKEAKVIHEILAQDFNVFSVCCKVCGIDKDSYGLEKLHNGGFEAVCNPVGQALVLNNEKTDLNIILGLCIGHDILFTSHSQAPVTTLAVKDRVLAHNPPGAIYSNYYLKHRFNAKD
- a CDS encoding ABC transporter permease gives rise to the protein MKSKKKTKVITVYLVTIFILLLLTFFLPRLLPGDVIIAMYGGQEMLITDELYNELIALHGLDKPLIEQFLIYITQLAHGDLGYSYIYHASITDLILDALPWTLLLVVGSLTLSSIAGIILGVESSWRRGGRFDRSLLMFMLLIDGIPALALGIMSLTIFSLYCGWFPTSGAVTPYSNAVGITYIIDILWHLTLPLAALTLSQIPGDYLMIRNSMLLIIREPFVLTAYAKGIKERRIKYLHAARNAILPFFTRIGIRVVCIITGVLFIETIFAYPGLGLLTYEAISNRDLPLMQGIFTISVLLVLVINILIDISYKKIDPRVEYA
- a CDS encoding iron-sulfur cluster assembly scaffold protein; translation: MIEKIQNEVYEQERMVFSERVIKEYNNPKNIGKIVQPDAFARLTGWCGDTMEIYLNIDHDIIEDISFMTDGCGATIACVSMLTSMVKGRSVEEAEAITDDDLVTALQGLPEENLHCAHLAIITLEKALQML